Below is a window of Sulfurisphaera ohwakuensis DNA.
ATCTTCTAGTTGTGTTCTCAGTAAGTTTTCTTGTTTCTGATAAGTTCTAGATCTTAATTCTAAAATTTCTTTCCTATCATCTAACTCCTTTTGCACTGTTTCTTTATCTGTTTTAACTAGTAAATTTCCAACTATTTTGTAAACTGTCGTACCAGCTGGTAATTGAGAGAGCTCTTGAAGTATTTTATTTACTTCTCTTAATTCACTATCTATTACATTTTTTTCAGTAAGAAGTCTATTTAATTGATCTTGTAATTGTTGTAATTTTACTAATTGTGTTTGAAGTTCAGGGGGAATTCTCTCTGTCATCCTTATTCACCCTTTTTATTGTCTCCAATATTGTGTATATCCAGGATATATAAGAGTTCATTATAGCTCTACCCCTACTTATTGTAGGTGCTTTTATTATAATTTCCGAGTTCTCTTTATCTATTCGGATATACTTAGTGTCTATACCCTCTGGTAATACAGAATTAAATATAAGTTGCCTTTCTTCTTCAGTAGAATTAATTAATATTTTTATTTCTATCATATAGCTGAAATCTAATGATAGGTCCTAATATTTTATCATCTTTCGTGAATTTCAGTTCAAATACATAATTATTGTCTTTTATTATGTAATCTCCATTAGCATACACATCGCAATTTTCAATATATATGTAACCTAGATCAATTAACATATTTTTTATTTTCTGATCTTCAATTTTTCCTATACATCCTCTTTTGATTAATGTTCTATGTAATTTTAGTTCTGTAAGTAATGTTACACCATAAATTATAAAGTTATATTTAAGCATTTTTGATGTAAGGTCGTATACTCTAAATCTACCCGGGTTTCCCTTTATAACATCGATTATAACTAGATATTTTGAGTTTAAATAAATTGATTTAGCTATAATATCTTTAAGACTTTGTCTACCTCTATTAATCTTTATGGAATTAGGAAAAACATAAGTCAACTCATTTAAAAAAGTTCTTACTCTTAATGGAGCGTCACGACTTGAAGTAAAAACTATTTCAATACGGTGTATAAGCAAGACCTGCCCACTTAGCACCACACTTTTTACAATACCATACCCCAGAAGCTATTCTAACCACTTTTCCGGTTGTTTTACATACGGGACATTGATGATCTTGATACCGTTTTTCCATTATCTCTTTCCATTTCTTCCTGACTGAAGAGCCGTATCGTGCACCAAATCTACCAGCAATTCCTGTAACTTTTCCCATTTCTAATCACCATAATTACATATTAATTTGCTTTTTAAGCTCTTCGAATAATTTCTGTGAAGCTGATC
It encodes the following:
- a CDS encoding prefoldin subunit beta encodes the protein MTERIPPELQTQLVKLQQLQDQLNRLLTEKNVIDSELREVNKILQELSQLPAGTTVYKIVGNLLVKTDKETVQKELDDRKEILELRSRTYQKQENLLRTQLEDLQKKVNELLAKYYPQSGGAVKA
- a CDS encoding KEOPS complex subunit Pcc1; translated protein: MIEIKILINSTEEERQLIFNSVLPEGIDTKYIRIDKENSEIIIKAPTISRGRAIMNSYISWIYTILETIKRVNKDDRENSP
- a CDS encoding Brix domain-containing protein yields the protein MLIHRIEIVFTSSRDAPLRVRTFLNELTYVFPNSIKINRGRQSLKDIIAKSIYLNSKYLVIIDVIKGNPGRFRVYDLTSKMLKYNFIIYGVTLLTELKLHRTLIKRGCIGKIEDQKIKNMLIDLGYIYIENCDVYANGDYIIKDNNYVFELKFTKDDKILGPIIRFQLYDRNKNIN
- a CDS encoding 50S ribosomal protein L37ae — encoded protein: MGKVTGIAGRFGARYGSSVRKKWKEIMEKRYQDHQCPVCKTTGKVVRIASGVWYCKKCGAKWAGLAYTPY